AACCAATACTAgcatttttagttaaattttttaCCATGTCTGGAGTTACGTTGTTCTTTATGTACTGAGAGAACTGTTTCTTGTAGGCATCCTCATCTTCTTCCATCAGGTAACGCATATAATCTGCAACGTTCTGTCCCATGATGTGCTTCCGATGTACTTCTGCATTGAATTCCTTGCTCTCTGAATCATAACCAGGGAATCGTTTGGTACTAAAAtgaagtttttcatattttagtatCTAATGGTTGAAATCAGTTCACTAGCAGAAATTCATTTCAGTAGCTGCCATCAGTCCCGTCTTGAAACAATTAATTGATCATATGCAACCAAAGGACCAACTACTGACTGCTCAGTGAGTGGGATATCATCATTCAGCAGCTAATCTCTGAATTCCAGGATAGAAAATCATGCCACAAGCACCTTTAAAAACCATTAAATGAACCAAGGCTTTCCACCACTATGAAGTTAGTTCTCCTCATTATCATAGGAAAGGGTTTAAAAATGCTCCTCAAAAATCCTAGAATTTCTCAGTGGGCCTTCAGGATACATGGGAATGAGTACATATCTAATAGGTGCCTTGCAAGAGAACCGtaagtcctcaaaaaaaaaaaaaccctcccccaccccacactaTAAAAAGTAAGTTCCAGTTAGGTTACATTTTATAGGCTtaccaaaaaaatacatatatatacacatatacagaaaaaaatttttggttGTTAAATCACCAACCACTAAAATATCCCTAAGGTAATAAGTCACTTTAAAATGCATCtattcaacaataacaaaaattaactcaaaccaAAAGACAGACAAAACAATCTACTTAGCTCCTAAGAATGGCCTACAACCTTATTTCCAGTTGAAAGTTTAGAAATCTGTCATAAGcctttttctcaaactcttttttttcctagagtCCACATTTTTCCATATTCAGTGAAGCAATTTTCattctgaatgaaaaaaagaaaacgcattcggagtggggtgggggggagtgcTCATTTCTAACCATAACTAAGCTACACACAAAAGGTAGTGAGTTTCAACCCCAGCTCTTCCACTCATTGGCTGCAAAGCCTTGGACAAATCCTTTACCTCTGAACCCCAGTCTCCACTGATAAAATACATTACAGTTCATTCCTGCCCAGCCAAGTTCATTTTGCACAGTACCTAGCATATAGCAGGCACACAACAATAGCACTATTACTTCAATAGTTTCCAAAGTCCGACCAGTTAGAAACAGTGAAGTTATCAGAGTCCAGGCAATGAGGCCCTCAATACTATATTACCTGTGAGGGATAGACAAGCCTCCATCCACAGCTCCTTTCAGGGCCCCAAAAACCTTATTTCCGGTAGTCGTTCTGGCAAGCCCTGCATCCAAGTAGCAGGTGAAGGCACCAGGTTGACCATCGATGCTTTCCACATTGTATTCATCTCCGGTCACCTCCACTTGGCCTTCATAGATCTTGTCCATGCCAAACCTATTGAGAAGCTATTAACAAAGAAGCCAGTCTAAATACCTGtctgaatatatttaaacaaCTATAGTACCTCAAGCCACAGCTTTAATGCCTCTGACAAAAAATTTCCTTCCAATTCAATTATCCCTTTATCCCAATCTACTTTTAAACATCGATTTTTAAATGCtacaaaaagaaatttcattCAATTTCACCCTCAATTATTAACTTTAACAGCTTCCGAATCTGCTACATGTCCATACTTGATTTATGTAGCAATCAATTAAGATGTACAATACTAGAATTTGACTCATATTACTCAAGGGAGGTGATCTCCAGTCCTTCAGTCATACAATTATGCATTACTTAaagacagggatacattctgaaaaacGTGCAGTTAGGTTATTTCATCATCGTGTGAACATAATAGTGTACTTACACGAACCCACATGGTTTaacctactacacatctaggcaatacagtactaatcttatggcaccaccatcgtatatgcggtctgtcattgaccaaaacatcattatgccgCAAATGACTAGATTTGACTATAAAAATTCACCAACCAAATATTAAATGTTATCACacatagttttatttaatttgattaaaatCGTAGGAATAGGATCTTGGGCTGAAAAGAACATCTTTTATGGTTCTACTCTTCAACCACATTATGTTAATACGGGCCACTCCCGTTAGTACACATCTAGCTATGGTTCCGCAAGTAGTGCCTGCACCAAGTTGCTTTCGTACATGAGAATGTTTCCCGCCCCACTCAAACATGGCAGTGAAAATGTGGGTCCCCAACAATGACGCACACTTAACAATTCCATTGCAAAACAAAGTCAgtaattgagaaaacaaaaataaggcaaaaatcacattttcatttcctttctgcaCATTACAGGAAATGCTGCCACCCACAGGCAaagatgattaaaacaaaaaatgaatccCCCACCGACACCTGAGCTCCAAAAAGTTTAAGACATTGCTTCTCAAAATCTTACGTGCATATAAATCACTTGGACATCTTATTAAAATACAGTTTCTGAGGGTCTGGAGTAGAGTCTGTGTTTTTAATGTATGTTGATGGTCAGAAGATCTATACTTCTCACTACGTCTGTCCAACAAGGTAGCTACCAactagccacaagtggctattCAAATTTAAGTTACAAATTCAGTTTGTCAGTAGCACTAGACACATTTAAAGTGCCCAaaggccacatgtggctagtggctactatatcaGACAACACAGATTACAGATCTCCATCACGACAGAAAATTCTATCGACCTAGAGATACCAAAGAAACAGggcagaaaacaggaaaactgcTTCACCAGATTATTAGAACCAGCACTGCCACCTCAATCAAACtttgtatttataaaatcatCTTCTCTAATGATGCCCTTACAAGCCACAGGGCAACAGCAGGCAATCCCCGACCCCACAGCTGAGGGTTATCTTATCCATGTGTAAACATGTGTCTCGCAGGCAAGTCCAAACAATGAGCTATTAATTAAAGTAATCTTGTACATACCCTGCGGGCCAGCAGCAGGCCAGTACAATATGCTGCAGCATAGTTTGTGAGGCCAACCTTCACACCATACTTTGGGAGTTCATGAGCATAAGCTGCACAAACTATCATATCTCCTTCTATACGGGCATAAGCAATCTATAATAAGAGAAAAACCAGGTTAGTAACCGGTGCTTTTATCCTTTGCTTGTCCTAAGTGCCTTCTTTTTCAAAGTACTTAGAAAAAAAGGGCTGGACATAGATTTGCATCACTTGAAATTTGTCAAACCCACTCCCAACTACAGTTTATGGCTTCATCACCTATAGCAGGTAGGTTCATGAGTCTGTAAATATGTCTGATTAATGTCACAGTACATAAGGCTAGAATTACCACATACACATTGAACATTAAAATGCCTTTGGAATAAATTACACTGTAGTACCTTACTTCTAAATTCTGAAAAGACTCTTAGCTAGGTTAGCTGGTGAATTAAAGAGGCACTCTGAAAAGTCAAAAAGGAATctccaattatttaaaatatcaaacaaGCATAAATAGGTCCAACAATGTTTCAGACACCTAATGCTTAATCATCTAAACTTAGGTATGAAGACACTGCCTTCACAATCAGCAACTGACTTTGCCCAGAAAAGAGGTATGTCTGCCTCCTGCAAGGCTCAGCAAATCTCAACTATGAAAATTTTCCCTAGTTGTACAAGTTCTGAAAACTACCTTCTAGGAGCAAACCACCACTTTCTGGAGGTCTTTTATGTGGCAGACAGCTTCATACATATTTACTAAGACCTATTTCAAACAATAAGCAGGAGTAAGAACAATCTTAAGAGCCTAACTTCACAACTACCTGTCTATGCAAAGGGCAGTGGATGTGGGGCATGTAAGGCCATAGTAAGCCATGTAAAATAAAGTCAGGACTTGATTCGTGACAAATCTTATTATTCTACCCGAACTGGAATGGGCAAGAACCTAGTTTCAAATTTATCCTCCCACCCCACCATCCCAACAAAACAGCAtaaatttctcctccttccccccagtTAGGAAAATGAAGGAGACTGAACTGGGTCAGCACTGCCAAGCACAGCTGACCTTTAGAGTATTTCTTAAAGTACCAATTTCCCAGGCTCCAACTCCAGACCTACTACAAGGAAAAGAACTACTCACTCAATCGATGTTTTTGGAAGGCCAAGCACTAGACTAAATGGACCTTCTTAACCCATACCTGTGTTTTGCTTCCCAAGTACCACTTCTCTAGCGCagcgaggggagggagggaggggtcagACCCATTGCTTGAGTCCAGAACACAACTTACCTGACAAATGATATCTCTGTTGGTCACACGAACTATCATCCTGTATTTGGGTGTGTTGTACTTATTTTTATCCTGGATTACTAGGCGTTTCCGAGCATAGTAATCAGTTTTAccctctgaaagaaaaaaataccttaagaAAGTCTACTCCACTGCAAAGCAGATTCTTTTAACACTGTGAACATGAACAACTGATCATACCTCGTCGTCTTCTGAATTTCACTTGGTATCTCTTGAAGTAGGCCTTATTCTTGACAACTTTAACAAAcccctttaagaaaaaagaatgttaaaactTTGAGAAACGTTTTAGCTTACGATACTTTTGACATCCGAGTTAACTATGTAACAAAACAACACTTGAACTTCAAGAGTAACTGTCACTTTCGTAGAGTCCGGCCTTTCTCAGACCATCTGGGGTCAAGAatcactttttcttctccttcccatctGTCAAGACTGATAGTTCTATAAAACACAGTAAAAATGAATCgctgggaaaaaaaggaatttaagaacAGACAAAATGCAGGCCAACTTCTTAAATTCGGcagatatcaaatcatcacactgctTTTAAACGTCTGAGCGCTTACTCTCGACCCCTGTACGCCCTCCCCGCGGACCGGAACGGATCCTTGCCCCAAACTTCTGCAGAGCACCGCTCTAGACAGCGGCCGATCTTGCCAAACATCAGTCTGTTCTGAACACTGCAGGCCCCATTTCGAAAACCCGAGCTCATACTTCCCACCAGCGTTTTTCAAAAGCCTAAATTATGTGCCGCAAAACTCAACTGGCCAAGAGCATACTCAGCAATTAGAACAACACTGCCCCTCACCTCCTAACACCACCCCCTCCAAAATTCATTAAAAACTGGCGGCAGCGACAGcggagagacagagaggacacGCACGCTGGAGTAAACGAGCTTCCTTTAGAGGCCCAGAGACGTCACAGCCTCCAAGCTCTCGTGATGGTTTCGGCTTGAAAGCCACTTTTTAGGCCCAACGGCACTGGCTTTCTGAAAGACCTACCGGTCCCGAGGCTCCTGGAAAACCCACCAAGCAGGCTGGGATGGAGCCGGGTCCGAGGAGCCACAGCCCGTCTACACCCAGGCAGCCCCCTGCTAGTTTGCGACCGACTGCATAGCGCCTGCCCCGCCCGGCCGCCTGCTGGCGCCCCTCGCGCGACCCCGCACTATCCCCGCAGCTTGTCTATTACACCCACCTCCCTGCCCGGTCCGCCGGCCCCGCTCCTGCTCTTCTTCGTCAACCCCTCCCCCCAAGTTTACGCGCCGGGCGGCAGCCATTAAAGCCATGCCGGGAACTGCAGCCTGACCGTGGCAGAGCGGGCAATCTAATGCCATCCGACCGCTGCGCCGCGCGAGACGGATCCTAGGCTGGAGCTAAGGCAAGGAGAGGAAACCCTAGTGCATCCGTAACCCCGAGAACAGGATACCCACTTACCATCCTGCGGAACAGAGACCTGCGTCCGCGGCTCGCCACAGACCTACAGGCCCAGCACGGCTCCGGGGGGAAAAAGGCCGCTGTCCGTGCGCAGGCGCAGTATGTAGCGCCGGCGAACACGCCAGCTACGTGTGGAAGAGAGCTCCGCCGGCCGCATAGCCTGCGGCATGCCGCCCCCTGCTGGCGGGAGGACCGACGGACTGCCCCTGCTCCAACAACCATGTGTACCGCGGCCCCCAAAGCTCCTGGCGGACGACCTCACGGAGATGGGTGCTGAGCAGTAGCAGGGAGGATTACAGGAGGCTTTCACTTTCCTGTACCAAGAAATTGTTTCATAACgaacatatattacttttgtaaacAGGAAAGAAAGTTTGAAAGTTAATAAGTGAATTTGCTCTGGAGCCCTTTTGCTCTCTCTGGGCCTATACCTCCTGGACTACACATCCTTGACCAGAACATCAGAGTGCCCACAGGAAACCTTGCCTTGGTGCTCCAAACCTGCCTTAGGAACCCTTCTGCCTTCCCACAGAGGCTTCGTAACTGCTTCAGGCCACCCTAGACTGTAAACTCCCTGAGGGTGGGCCTCGCTGTCAAGTTCACCTTTGaatctccagcacctagcacagcgcTGACTTTCAATTCAGCAAGTGGTCGGTATTTGTCAAATGGTAGAAGAACTAATGCTCTCTCGTTCCTGCCTCCCTTTACCTCCCTTGTCCTCCCTGATCCCTGACCACCTCattccatctccctccctccgtGACTCTGATCTAGTCAGCTTAACTTTTTTCTGTAAgtcctatttttcattcttttagaacTAGTTATAACTCGGAAataagtgttcccttttcctATTCTCCACACGGAAAGTGAAGAGAACCAATAACCAGACAAACATGCAAACCAACAAAACACCTCAAGAAAGAATATTCCCTTACGTAACAGTGTTTCGAAGGTGGTCATTGGGCCGTTGCATGGGAATCATTTGGAGACTAGTGAAAATGCAGATATCCGTCCGAATATCCCTCACCTCTACTGAATCAGACTCGCTGGTTTGGGGACTGGGAATCTGCATTGTAAACGTGGCCTCAGTCTTAATCAAGTCAGGAGGTCTcaggaaagcagaaaacaaatccCATTTTGCCCAATAATGGAATTTACTGGCTCTACCAGAAAGAAGACAGATTACTTACCAGCACAGCAGTTTAACATATTCCTATCCTCAGTCTAAATTTTAGTTCTATAACCCCATCCTCTGATAATTTAAGCCTGCTCTTAGGAGGTGGGTGTGCATGAGTTTAATCTGGTGGGAAAGAATCAATGTATAAACTGCTACTGTCAGAGCTGGGAGAAGGGCCTGCCAAATACCATGACATGGTTTAGTGGCTCCAATAAAACTGCCACTGGAATAAATCACAATTACAATGCCAATTTCCTCTGATTTCAATTTGCAATTCCTTATATAACTGGAAAAATGAACATTGAGTCCACTCTGGCCAGTGTTGACAGAGCCCTCAGGGAGAGAGGTTAAAGCACTCTTCACAGGCAAGTGTGGTGCAGTCTTCGTGGAGCAgcttttagaaatgtaaataaagaggcagacaatttgtaTTTATAGAAAATGCTTAAAGACGCATGTTTGTGGCTCATCAAGTTATCAGCCTGTGAAAGGTGCCACATGTCTTACGTTAGAGATAGAAATCAAGAAGGAAAGTCTACCTGGAAATAGGCCCATCCCTAACTTTTCCATGTTTTAGTGCAAGAGTACATTTGAAGACCCACATGCCATTCATgtgaatatttagaaattatgaaGCAAGCTAACACATTGTTAAATTAAATACGTTTGTCCTCCTGACCCTGCTTCTTTTTACCTTataaatctttataaaaacaaagttaaaaatatgtgtatccATTCCTCTTTGTTGCAGCTGGGGGTTTGTGGCTGGCCGGCTCCACCAGTGCAGGTGGTGAGAGCAGGGACCAGGGGGAACTTGTCCAGGACCCTCGACTGACGTAAGCTTGTTCAAGAGGTGAAAGTCAAAAatcaccagtaatgggacaaGTCGACTTTGTGTccctcctgatatgatgcactgagaagagtACAGAAGTACTTCCTGCCAAATTTACATAAGATAAAGACATTTAATAAGATAAAggtaaataaagataaattttaataagataaaagataaatttaataagataaagACATACACAATTCATAACCTAATCTAATTATCTAATTTGAGCCATGATGAAACTGCAAACagacccaaactgagggacattctactaAGTAACTTGTCTGTAGTCCTTAAAAATGACAAAACGATGACAAATAAGGAAAGACTAAAAAACTATTCCAGAGTGAAAGGGACCAAAATGGTACGACAACTTTATGCAATGTGTGTTCCTGGATTGCATCCtggacaagaaaggaaaaagagaaaaaagaaggctttttatctattttgtacAAAGGATATTCTCAGAACAATCAGTGAAATTTGAATGGAGTCTGTGGATGACAGTAATCAGATAGATGAGGGTGATAGATCAATGATAACTTTCTTATTCTGATAGGTACACTATGGTTATGTATGAGAGTGTGCTCTTGTGTTTTAGGAAATACACTCTGAGCTATTTTGGAGTAATGAGCATTAtttctgcaacttactctcaacgGATAGCTCAGGAAAaaattatgtatgtgtatgtatacacatgtacatgtgtgtgtgtgatgagagagaaaatgataaggcaaatgtgttaaaatgttaacaatggggAATCTAGGGGAAGGGTATATGGaaattcgttttttttttttttttacaaaggtttttttttttgctggaaagattggccctgagctaacatctgttgcctatcttcctctctctttttttgcttcctccccaaagctcctgtacatagctgtacattctagctctaagtccttctagttcttctatgtgagctgccaccacagcatggctactgacaggtgaggggtgtggttccatgcctgggagctgaaccccgggcagccaaagcggagcaccccaaatttaaccactaggccatcagggctgactctggAAATTCTTTATACTGTTCTTACAACTAATTTgtgattttgaaattatttcaaaataaaaaataaaatattgattcctGCTGGAATGGGAAAAACTTTCATAATGATCATCAAGAAGCATCTTGTTATTtcaaaatgtgtcttttctttGCAATTGGCTTTTGCTTTACATGAGTTTATGGTTATACAGTGAAGTGTAGCAAATAAGATGAACTACTTTATGGTTGGATCCCCTTTATTGGTATAAATCCATTAGAAACCTATGCAATTTTatctaggaaaaaataatttgccCTTAATGAAAGAATAACTCTgcttcttgaaaaaaatgtgtaaagctATGCTTTTGATGGGAC
The nucleotide sequence above comes from Equus przewalskii isolate Varuska chromosome 24, EquPr2, whole genome shotgun sequence. Encoded proteins:
- the RPL5 gene encoding large ribosomal subunit protein uL18, which translates into the protein MGFVKVVKNKAYFKRYQVKFRRRREGKTDYYARKRLVIQDKNKYNTPKYRMIVRVTNRDIICQIAYARIEGDMIVCAAYAHELPKYGVKVGLTNYAAAYCTGLLLARRLLNRFGMDKIYEGQVEVTGDEYNVESIDGQPGAFTCYLDAGLARTTTGNKVFGALKGAVDGGLSIPHSTKRFPGYDSESKEFNAEVHRKHIMGQNVADYMRYLMEEDEDAYKKQFSQYIKNNVTPDMMEEMYKKAHSAIRENPVYEKKPKKEVKKKRWNRPKMSLAQKKDRVAQKKASFLRAQERAAES